The Hemibagrus wyckioides isolate EC202008001 linkage group LG10, SWU_Hwy_1.0, whole genome shotgun sequence genome includes a window with the following:
- the zmat3 gene encoding zinc finger matrin-type protein 3, with product MAMNGRKEDALYENADYCDIYNLQHVPYGSSSGYFARIQGPECVLKPPLNLMGQHQPEPFQPISPAQTLGPAPVLMPPEPLAFPLCSPLSAKPPPHLQLFPNPAITAPLGSSPIPTENEFQATGSDQDTALEELCRPLYCKLCNVTLNSPQQAQAHYQGKNHSKKLRNFYAGSQQPPPIRIPEEGEPVSQQSLSTPPTETGTTVGKPASFIGPSRVILATENDYCKLCDASFSSPAVAHAHYQGKNHAKRVRLAEAQHNASSLDAADLTQRRSRKEGSEYKLKNRRTHMNTTMAVSGPYYNPRPRQRIPRDLAMCVTPSGQFYCSMCNTGASDEADFRLHLESKQHKSKVSEQRYRSEMENLGYT from the exons ATGGCGATGAACGGAAGGAAAGAAGATGCGTTATATGAGAATGCGGACTACTGCGATATATATAACCTCCAGCATGTACCTTACGGAAGCAGCAGCGGGTATTTCGCTCGGATACAAG GTCCAGAATGTGTTCTGAAGCCTCCTCTGAACCTAATGGGTCAGCATCAGCCTGAGCCCTTCCAGCCCATATCTCCTGCCCAAACTCTTGGCCCAGCACCTGTTTTGATGCCACCAGAACCTCTTGCTTTCCCCCTTTGCAGTCCCCTCTCTGCCAAACCTCCCCCTCACCTCCAGTTGTTCCCAAACCCTGCCATTACAGCACCCCTTGGATCCAGCCCCATACCAACTGAGAACGAGTTCCAGGCAACCGGCAGTGATCAGGACACAGCACTAGAGGAGTTGTGTAGACCTCTCTACTGCAAACTGTGCAACGTCACACTAAACTCTCCCCAGCAGGCGCAGGCACATTATCAg GGAAAAAATCACAGCAAGAAGCTAAGGAATTTTTATGCTGGCAGTCAACAGCCACCTCCAATACGAATACCTGAGGAAGGAGAGCCAGTTTCACAGCAATCCCTCTCCACTCCACCTACAGAGACTGGCACTACAGTGGGCAAGCCG GCGTCCTTTATCGGCCCCAGCAGGGTCATCCTGGCCACAGAGAATGACTACTGCAAGCTGTGTGATGCCTCCTTCAGCTCCCCCGCAGTAGCCCATGCTCATTACCAGGGCAAGAACCATGCCAAACGGGTACGGCTTGCTGAGGCCCAGCACAACGCCAGCTCCTT GGATGCAGCAGACCTCACACAGCGGCGTTCCAGGAAAGAAGGGAGTGAGTACAAACTGAAGAACCGCAGGACCCACATGAACACTACTATGGCAG TTTCAGGGCCGTATTACAACCCACGGCCAAGGCAGAGAATCCCACGTGACTTGGCCATGTGTGTGACGCCAAGTGGGCAGTTCTATTGCTCCATGTGCAACACGGGTGCTAGCGACGAGGCTGACTTCCGCCTGCACCTGGAGAGCAAACAGCACAAGAGCAAAGTGTCTGAGCAGCGCTACCGCAGTGAGATGGAGAATCTGGGCTACACATAG
- the si:ch211-247n2.1 gene encoding calcium-activated potassium channel subunit beta-2 isoform X1, translating into MATSYCDCASSYNSQRQLCECRLSQQSLSSTLESAGRMFLWAGSKGPQGSGNERRTIYQKIREYDILDKKKTVTALKAGEDRAILLGLSMIFFSVMMYFVLGITMVRSYSDSVWTEESSCTVLNATIIGEINCSYSCGAECRKSSRYPCLQVYVSLNSSGRILKLSHNEETQEDNPECFFVPKCRKDHSTMHALVLNISERLKVQQQVRCYTDPAEQQDSAILTRLYGRAAILSSLLWPTCTLVIGVLIVAMVKLTQYLSILCERISRIKRTDRVILTSASHFVEGSKKCSRPKQDQI; encoded by the exons ATGGCTACTTCTTACTGCGACTGCGCTTCATCCTATAACAGCCAGAGACAACTGTGCGAATGCAG ATTATCCCAGCAGTCCTTGTCGAGTACTTTGGAAAGTGCTGGGAGGATGTTCCTGTGGGCTGGATCCAAAGGACCTCAGGgatcaggaaatgaaagaag GACCATTTATCAGAAGATTAGAGAATATGACATTCTGGACAAGAAGAAGACTGTGACCGCACTGAAAGCAGGAGAGGACAGAGCTATTCTCCTTGGGCTTAGCATGATCTTCTTTTCTGTCATGATGTACTTTGTCCTGGGCATTACAATGGTGCGGTCATATTCAGACAG TGTGTGGACAGAGGAGTCAAGCTGTACCGTGCTAAATGCAACTATTATTGGGGAAATTAACTGTAGCTACAGCTGTGGAGCAGAGTGCCGGAAGAGCTCCAGATACCCGTGCCTGCAGGTGTACGTCAGTCTGAACTCATCAGGACGAATACTGAAACTGTCCCACAATGAGGAAACCCAGGAGGACAATCCTGAG tGTTTCTTTGTCCCTAAGTGCCGTAAAGATCACTCAACGATGCATGCCTTGGTACTGAACATCTCTGAGCGGCTGAAGGTCCAGCAGCAGGTGCGTTGTTACACAGACCCAGCAGAACAGCAGGACAGCGCCATCCTGACGCGCCTCTACGGTCGTGCCGCCATTCTCTCCTCGCTGCTGTGGCCCACATGCACGCTAGTGATCGGCGTGCTCATCGTTGCCATGGTCAAGCTCACACAATACCTTTCCATCCTCTGTGAGCGGATAAGCCGCATTAAGAG GACTGATCGCGTGATACTTACATCTGCCTCACACTTCGTGGAGGGCAGCAAAAAGTGCAGCCGACCCAAGCAGGACCAGATTTGA
- the si:ch211-247n2.1 gene encoding calcium-activated potassium channel subunit beta-2 isoform X2, with the protein MLHERHVKRSVRRDGLSQQSLSSTLESAGRMFLWAGSKGPQGSGNERRTIYQKIREYDILDKKKTVTALKAGEDRAILLGLSMIFFSVMMYFVLGITMVRSYSDSVWTEESSCTVLNATIIGEINCSYSCGAECRKSSRYPCLQVYVSLNSSGRILKLSHNEETQEDNPECFFVPKCRKDHSTMHALVLNISERLKVQQQVRCYTDPAEQQDSAILTRLYGRAAILSSLLWPTCTLVIGVLIVAMVKLTQYLSILCERISRIKRTDRVILTSASHFVEGSKKCSRPKQDQI; encoded by the exons ATTATCCCAGCAGTCCTTGTCGAGTACTTTGGAAAGTGCTGGGAGGATGTTCCTGTGGGCTGGATCCAAAGGACCTCAGGgatcaggaaatgaaagaag GACCATTTATCAGAAGATTAGAGAATATGACATTCTGGACAAGAAGAAGACTGTGACCGCACTGAAAGCAGGAGAGGACAGAGCTATTCTCCTTGGGCTTAGCATGATCTTCTTTTCTGTCATGATGTACTTTGTCCTGGGCATTACAATGGTGCGGTCATATTCAGACAG TGTGTGGACAGAGGAGTCAAGCTGTACCGTGCTAAATGCAACTATTATTGGGGAAATTAACTGTAGCTACAGCTGTGGAGCAGAGTGCCGGAAGAGCTCCAGATACCCGTGCCTGCAGGTGTACGTCAGTCTGAACTCATCAGGACGAATACTGAAACTGTCCCACAATGAGGAAACCCAGGAGGACAATCCTGAG tGTTTCTTTGTCCCTAAGTGCCGTAAAGATCACTCAACGATGCATGCCTTGGTACTGAACATCTCTGAGCGGCTGAAGGTCCAGCAGCAGGTGCGTTGTTACACAGACCCAGCAGAACAGCAGGACAGCGCCATCCTGACGCGCCTCTACGGTCGTGCCGCCATTCTCTCCTCGCTGCTGTGGCCCACATGCACGCTAGTGATCGGCGTGCTCATCGTTGCCATGGTCAAGCTCACACAATACCTTTCCATCCTCTGTGAGCGGATAAGCCGCATTAAGAG GACTGATCGCGTGATACTTACATCTGCCTCACACTTCGTGGAGGGCAGCAAAAAGTGCAGCCGACCCAAGCAGGACCAGATTTGA
- the si:ch211-247n2.1 gene encoding calcium-activated potassium channel subunit beta-2 isoform X4, with the protein MFLWAGSKGPQGSGNERRTIYQKIREYDILDKKKTVTALKAGEDRAILLGLSMIFFSVMMYFVLGITMVRSYSDSVWTEESSCTVLNATIIGEINCSYSCGAECRKSSRYPCLQVYVSLNSSGRILKLSHNEETQEDNPECFFVPKCRKDHSTMHALVLNISERLKVQQQVRCYTDPAEQQDSAILTRLYGRAAILSSLLWPTCTLVIGVLIVAMVKLTQYLSILCERISRIKRTDRVILTSASHFVEGSKKCSRPKQDQI; encoded by the exons ATGTTCCTGTGGGCTGGATCCAAAGGACCTCAGGgatcaggaaatgaaagaag GACCATTTATCAGAAGATTAGAGAATATGACATTCTGGACAAGAAGAAGACTGTGACCGCACTGAAAGCAGGAGAGGACAGAGCTATTCTCCTTGGGCTTAGCATGATCTTCTTTTCTGTCATGATGTACTTTGTCCTGGGCATTACAATGGTGCGGTCATATTCAGACAG TGTGTGGACAGAGGAGTCAAGCTGTACCGTGCTAAATGCAACTATTATTGGGGAAATTAACTGTAGCTACAGCTGTGGAGCAGAGTGCCGGAAGAGCTCCAGATACCCGTGCCTGCAGGTGTACGTCAGTCTGAACTCATCAGGACGAATACTGAAACTGTCCCACAATGAGGAAACCCAGGAGGACAATCCTGAG tGTTTCTTTGTCCCTAAGTGCCGTAAAGATCACTCAACGATGCATGCCTTGGTACTGAACATCTCTGAGCGGCTGAAGGTCCAGCAGCAGGTGCGTTGTTACACAGACCCAGCAGAACAGCAGGACAGCGCCATCCTGACGCGCCTCTACGGTCGTGCCGCCATTCTCTCCTCGCTGCTGTGGCCCACATGCACGCTAGTGATCGGCGTGCTCATCGTTGCCATGGTCAAGCTCACACAATACCTTTCCATCCTCTGTGAGCGGATAAGCCGCATTAAGAG GACTGATCGCGTGATACTTACATCTGCCTCACACTTCGTGGAGGGCAGCAAAAAGTGCAGCCGACCCAAGCAGGACCAGATTTGA
- the si:ch211-247n2.1 gene encoding calcium-activated potassium channel subunit beta-2 isoform X5: MATSYCDCASSYNSQRQLCECRLSQQSLSSTLESAGRMFLWAGSKGPQGSGNERSVWTEESSCTVLNATIIGEINCSYSCGAECRKSSRYPCLQVYVSLNSSGRILKLSHNEETQEDNPECFFVPKCRKDHSTMHALVLNISERLKVQQQVRCYTDPAEQQDSAILTRLYGRAAILSSLLWPTCTLVIGVLIVAMVKLTQYLSILCERISRIKRTDRVILTSASHFVEGSKKCSRPKQDQI; this comes from the exons ATGGCTACTTCTTACTGCGACTGCGCTTCATCCTATAACAGCCAGAGACAACTGTGCGAATGCAG ATTATCCCAGCAGTCCTTGTCGAGTACTTTGGAAAGTGCTGGGAGGATGTTCCTGTGGGCTGGATCCAAAGGACCTCAGGgatcaggaaatgaaagaag TGTGTGGACAGAGGAGTCAAGCTGTACCGTGCTAAATGCAACTATTATTGGGGAAATTAACTGTAGCTACAGCTGTGGAGCAGAGTGCCGGAAGAGCTCCAGATACCCGTGCCTGCAGGTGTACGTCAGTCTGAACTCATCAGGACGAATACTGAAACTGTCCCACAATGAGGAAACCCAGGAGGACAATCCTGAG tGTTTCTTTGTCCCTAAGTGCCGTAAAGATCACTCAACGATGCATGCCTTGGTACTGAACATCTCTGAGCGGCTGAAGGTCCAGCAGCAGGTGCGTTGTTACACAGACCCAGCAGAACAGCAGGACAGCGCCATCCTGACGCGCCTCTACGGTCGTGCCGCCATTCTCTCCTCGCTGCTGTGGCCCACATGCACGCTAGTGATCGGCGTGCTCATCGTTGCCATGGTCAAGCTCACACAATACCTTTCCATCCTCTGTGAGCGGATAAGCCGCATTAAGAG GACTGATCGCGTGATACTTACATCTGCCTCACACTTCGTGGAGGGCAGCAAAAAGTGCAGCCGACCCAAGCAGGACCAGATTTGA
- the si:ch211-247n2.1 gene encoding calcium-activated potassium channel subunit beta-2 isoform X6 has protein sequence MLHERHVKRSVRRDGLSQQSLSSTLESAGRMFLWAGSKGPQGSGNERSVWTEESSCTVLNATIIGEINCSYSCGAECRKSSRYPCLQVYVSLNSSGRILKLSHNEETQEDNPECFFVPKCRKDHSTMHALVLNISERLKVQQQVRCYTDPAEQQDSAILTRLYGRAAILSSLLWPTCTLVIGVLIVAMVKLTQYLSILCERISRIKRTDRVILTSASHFVEGSKKCSRPKQDQI, from the exons ATTATCCCAGCAGTCCTTGTCGAGTACTTTGGAAAGTGCTGGGAGGATGTTCCTGTGGGCTGGATCCAAAGGACCTCAGGgatcaggaaatgaaagaag TGTGTGGACAGAGGAGTCAAGCTGTACCGTGCTAAATGCAACTATTATTGGGGAAATTAACTGTAGCTACAGCTGTGGAGCAGAGTGCCGGAAGAGCTCCAGATACCCGTGCCTGCAGGTGTACGTCAGTCTGAACTCATCAGGACGAATACTGAAACTGTCCCACAATGAGGAAACCCAGGAGGACAATCCTGAG tGTTTCTTTGTCCCTAAGTGCCGTAAAGATCACTCAACGATGCATGCCTTGGTACTGAACATCTCTGAGCGGCTGAAGGTCCAGCAGCAGGTGCGTTGTTACACAGACCCAGCAGAACAGCAGGACAGCGCCATCCTGACGCGCCTCTACGGTCGTGCCGCCATTCTCTCCTCGCTGCTGTGGCCCACATGCACGCTAGTGATCGGCGTGCTCATCGTTGCCATGGTCAAGCTCACACAATACCTTTCCATCCTCTGTGAGCGGATAAGCCGCATTAAGAG GACTGATCGCGTGATACTTACATCTGCCTCACACTTCGTGGAGGGCAGCAAAAAGTGCAGCCGACCCAAGCAGGACCAGATTTGA
- the si:ch211-247n2.1 gene encoding calcium-activated potassium channel subunit beta-2 isoform X3, whose product MATSYCDCASSYNSQRQLCECRLSQQSLSSTLESAGRMFLWAGSKGPQGSGNERRTIYQKIREYDILDKKKTVTALKAGEDRAILLGLSMIFFSVMMYFVLGITMVRSYSDSVWTEESSCTVLNATIIGEINCSYSCGAECRKSSRYPCLQVYVSLNSSGRILKLSHNEETQEDNPECFFVPKCRKDHSTMHALVLNISERLKVQQQVRCYTDPAEQQDSAILTRLYGRAAILSSLLWPTCTLVIGVLIVAMVKLTQYLSILCERISRIKR is encoded by the exons ATGGCTACTTCTTACTGCGACTGCGCTTCATCCTATAACAGCCAGAGACAACTGTGCGAATGCAG ATTATCCCAGCAGTCCTTGTCGAGTACTTTGGAAAGTGCTGGGAGGATGTTCCTGTGGGCTGGATCCAAAGGACCTCAGGgatcaggaaatgaaagaag GACCATTTATCAGAAGATTAGAGAATATGACATTCTGGACAAGAAGAAGACTGTGACCGCACTGAAAGCAGGAGAGGACAGAGCTATTCTCCTTGGGCTTAGCATGATCTTCTTTTCTGTCATGATGTACTTTGTCCTGGGCATTACAATGGTGCGGTCATATTCAGACAG TGTGTGGACAGAGGAGTCAAGCTGTACCGTGCTAAATGCAACTATTATTGGGGAAATTAACTGTAGCTACAGCTGTGGAGCAGAGTGCCGGAAGAGCTCCAGATACCCGTGCCTGCAGGTGTACGTCAGTCTGAACTCATCAGGACGAATACTGAAACTGTCCCACAATGAGGAAACCCAGGAGGACAATCCTGAG tGTTTCTTTGTCCCTAAGTGCCGTAAAGATCACTCAACGATGCATGCCTTGGTACTGAACATCTCTGAGCGGCTGAAGGTCCAGCAGCAGGTGCGTTGTTACACAGACCCAGCAGAACAGCAGGACAGCGCCATCCTGACGCGCCTCTACGGTCGTGCCGCCATTCTCTCCTCGCTGCTGTGGCCCACATGCACGCTAGTGATCGGCGTGCTCATCGTTGCCATGGTCAAGCTCACACAATACCTTTCCATCCTCTGTGAGCGGATAAGCCGCATTAAGAGGTAG